From the Gemmatimonadaceae bacterium genome, one window contains:
- a CDS encoding SDR family NAD(P)-dependent oxidoreductase, with product MTMTHVERYLDGQHAIVTGGNQGIGAAIAAALASRGATLTIMARSMATLEQHARAIGSEHGIKVSALRCDVTDEDSVASAFDKAVETSGPAHILVNNAGAAESAVFSETSSDMWNRMLAVNLTGTFACSARVYPTMLAAKSGRIVNIASTAGMRGFKTMTAYCAAKHGVVGLTRALALEAAKHGVTVNAVCPGYTDTAIADQGIQNVMRALGKTTDEAREILLRTIPRGKMATPEEVASAVSWLCSPSAAAVTGILFPVAGGEVW from the coding sequence ATGACAATGACCCATGTAGAGCGTTACCTCGACGGGCAACACGCAATTGTCACGGGTGGAAACCAGGGAATTGGTGCGGCCATTGCCGCGGCGCTCGCTTCGCGTGGAGCGACACTGACGATAATGGCGCGATCGATGGCTACCCTCGAGCAACATGCCAGGGCGATTGGAAGTGAGCATGGTATCAAAGTGTCGGCGTTGCGGTGCGACGTCACCGACGAAGATTCGGTAGCATCGGCATTCGACAAGGCAGTCGAAACCTCCGGCCCGGCGCACATACTTGTGAACAACGCCGGCGCTGCGGAGAGCGCCGTCTTCAGCGAGACATCGAGCGATATGTGGAACCGCATGCTGGCGGTGAACCTCACCGGCACCTTTGCGTGTTCAGCGAGAGTCTATCCCACGATGCTCGCGGCGAAAAGCGGCAGGATTGTGAACATCGCATCCACTGCCGGAATGAGGGGCTTCAAGACGATGACCGCGTATTGCGCCGCCAAGCACGGTGTGGTGGGGCTCACCCGCGCCCTCGCGCTTGAAGCGGCAAAACATGGAGTGACCGTCAACGCAGTATGTCCTGGATACACAGATACAGCAATTGCCGATCAGGGCATCCAGAATGTCATGCGCGCCCTTGGCAAGACTACTGACGAGGCGCGTGAAATACTTCTGCGGACCATACCTCGCGGGAAGATGGCGACACCTGAGGAGGTTGCCAGCGCCGTGAGCTGGCTGTGTTCGCCCTCCGCGGCAGCGGTCACGGGCATTTTGTTTCCGGTTGCAGGAGGTGAGGTGTGGTGA
- a CDS encoding AMP-binding protein — translation MAERGAGRDAASTAEPTGHIDTFCAQHLPPPELWPIREWTGIPELTYPARMNCATELLDLTVTSRDGERPVFRFPGGVWTYRELMEKANRIANVMVDDLGLTPGNRVLLRGPNTPLMAACWFAVLKAGGVAVCTMPLLRERELRYVANKAGISLALTDSRLAAECEAAFLTGREGEVGMAARVMQFNSDSSDGLEQLMERKPETFANRDTSADDIAIIAFTSGTTGEGKGTMHSHRDLLAVSDCFPRYVLKPVSDDLFCGSPPLAFTFALGGLILFPMRVGACSLLLEQPTPPNLIEAIEQYRPTICFTAPTAYRAMSRLLAEHDVSSLRKCVSAGEALPPAVYEDWHTGTGIKIIDGIGATEMLHIFISASGDDIRPGATGKIVPGYRARVVDDDNNDVPVGKVGRLAVRGPTGCRYLDNIPQQREYVRDGWNLTGDSYVLDADGYFWYQARTDDMIISGGYNIAGPEVENVLLEHAAVAECAVIGESHEDRGSIVKAYVVLVQGQTGNAEMAKELQDFVKSQIAPYKYPRAVEFTESLPRTPTGKLQRYRLRERT, via the coding sequence ATGGCTGAACGGGGAGCAGGACGCGATGCAGCATCGACTGCTGAGCCAACCGGCCATATCGACACATTCTGCGCGCAACATCTTCCGCCGCCTGAATTGTGGCCCATTCGTGAATGGACGGGCATTCCCGAGCTGACATATCCCGCCCGGATGAACTGTGCGACTGAGCTACTCGATCTGACCGTCACGTCGAGAGATGGTGAACGCCCCGTATTCCGGTTTCCAGGTGGTGTGTGGACTTACCGGGAGTTGATGGAAAAGGCGAATCGGATCGCCAACGTCATGGTGGACGATCTCGGGCTTACTCCCGGCAACCGGGTTCTGCTGCGAGGTCCCAATACCCCGCTGATGGCAGCCTGCTGGTTCGCCGTGCTGAAGGCGGGCGGCGTCGCGGTTTGCACGATGCCGCTCCTTCGCGAACGCGAACTGCGCTACGTGGCCAATAAGGCCGGAATAAGCCTGGCACTTACCGACAGTCGCCTGGCAGCAGAATGCGAAGCAGCGTTCCTCACAGGTCGCGAGGGCGAAGTCGGGATGGCCGCCCGTGTCATGCAGTTCAACAGCGATTCTTCAGACGGTCTCGAGCAATTGATGGAGCGCAAGCCGGAGACCTTCGCGAACAGGGATACTTCGGCCGACGACATCGCGATCATTGCCTTTACATCCGGTACGACGGGCGAAGGCAAAGGCACGATGCATTCACATCGTGACCTGCTGGCCGTAAGTGACTGTTTCCCACGGTATGTGTTGAAGCCGGTGTCGGATGACCTGTTCTGCGGCTCTCCGCCCCTGGCGTTCACCTTTGCGCTCGGCGGACTGATCCTGTTTCCGATGCGGGTCGGGGCTTGTTCACTGCTGCTCGAGCAGCCCACTCCACCCAATCTCATCGAGGCGATAGAGCAGTACCGTCCAACAATCTGCTTTACCGCGCCTACCGCTTACCGCGCGATGAGCAGGCTGCTGGCGGAGCACGATGTTTCGAGCCTCAGGAAATGTGTATCTGCGGGTGAGGCACTTCCGCCGGCTGTCTACGAGGATTGGCACACGGGCACTGGCATCAAAATTATCGACGGCATCGGAGCCACCGAGATGCTGCACATTTTTATCAGCGCATCGGGAGATGACATCCGCCCCGGCGCAACGGGAAAGATCGTGCCGGGATATCGCGCACGCGTGGTCGATGATGACAACAATGACGTGCCCGTGGGGAAAGTGGGCCGACTGGCAGTAAGAGGACCAACCGGCTGCCGTTACCTGGACAACATTCCGCAGCAACGTGAGTACGTGCGTGATGGCTGGAATCTCACGGGGGATTCCTATGTGCTGGATGCGGACGGTTACTTCTGGTATCAGGCGCGCACCGACGACATGATCATTTCCGGCGGTTACAATATTGCCGGGCCTGAAGTAGAGAATGTATTGCTGGAACATGCTGCGGTGGCGGAGTGTGCCGTGATTGGCGAGTCGCACGAAGACAGAGGATCGATCGTAAAAGCGTATGTGGTCCTCGTACAGGGTCAGACAGGAAACGCTGAGATGGCAAAAGAGCTTCAGGATTTCGTGAAATCGCAGATTGCGCCGTACAAGTACCCGCGGGCAGTGGAATTCACCGAATCATTGCCACGTACGCCAACTGGCAAGCTCCAGCGATACCGGTTACGAGAGAGAACATGA
- a CDS encoding enoyl-CoA hydratase family protein translates to MPPVLTPQHFRWHTAGRVAVITLDRPERKNPLTLESYRELTDTFLMLQEIREIRAVVITGAGGNFCSGGDVHDIIGRLVDMKKAGNTRGLLEFTQMTGDLVKAMRACPQPIVAAVDGVCVGAGAILAMASDLRLGTARSKVAFLFVRVGLSGADMGACAILPRIIGQGRASELLYLGRVMGGEEAERWGFYNRVAMPETLLDDAIALATSLAEGPSAAHAMTKSCLHEEWSMDIDAAIDHEARMQAQCMMTDDFERAYRAFVDKQPPVFEGN, encoded by the coding sequence ATGCCCCCAGTCTTGACACCTCAACATTTCCGCTGGCACACGGCGGGCCGGGTGGCTGTAATCACCCTCGACCGGCCCGAACGAAAGAACCCACTGACACTCGAATCCTACCGCGAGCTGACCGACACATTCCTGATGCTCCAGGAGATAAGGGAAATCCGCGCCGTGGTAATTACCGGCGCGGGAGGCAATTTCTGCAGTGGCGGCGATGTACATGACATCATCGGCCGCCTGGTGGATATGAAGAAAGCAGGTAACACGCGCGGGCTACTCGAGTTCACGCAAATGACTGGTGATCTGGTGAAGGCAATGCGTGCGTGTCCGCAGCCAATCGTTGCGGCGGTAGACGGAGTTTGCGTAGGAGCGGGCGCGATACTGGCAATGGCGAGCGATTTGCGCCTGGGTACGGCGCGCAGCAAGGTCGCGTTTTTGTTCGTCAGGGTGGGGCTGTCGGGTGCGGACATGGGGGCGTGCGCGATTCTGCCCCGCATTATTGGCCAGGGCCGCGCGAGCGAGCTGCTTTACCTTGGTCGTGTCATGGGTGGTGAAGAGGCAGAACGCTGGGGTTTCTACAACAGAGTCGCGATGCCGGAAACTCTCCTTGACGACGCAATTGCGCTTGCCACTTCGCTGGCCGAAGGACCCAGTGCCGCGCACGCGATGACGAAGAGCTGCCTCCACGAGGAATGGTCGATGGACATCGATGCGGCGATCGACCACGAAGCGCGGATGCAGGCTCAATGCATGATGACCGACGACTTCGAGCGTGCCTATCGCGCATTTGTCGATAAACAGCCACCTGTGTTCGAGGGCAATTGA
- a CDS encoding oligopeptide transporter, OPT family, producing MSADQPGRPASAAFTPYIPATTALRELTPLPIIVGTVLGLIFGASSLYLVLKVGLTVSASIPVAVISITLFRLLSKMGVRDATILEHNIVQTAGSAGESIAFGVGVTMPAILILGFDLEITRVMLVAVLGGLLGILMMIPLRRALIVAQHGILKYPEGTACAEVLKAGASPESRAAASPEARREQEMLGAGTSARTIFTGFGIALAYKTAMVAFRGWKEAPGYIFGAPFSKASVAVEVSPELLGVGYIIGPRIASIMCAGGVLAYLILIPMIAYFGAALGTPLAPETTTLIRDMDPDAIRNSYVLYIGAGAVAAGGLISVGRSLPTIWHGIRGGMRDISSAKTGEAPTTPRTDRDLPIRVVFIGLIALIVAIAFANPLYIGGTSIVTRVAAGLLIIVFGFLFVTVSSRLTGEIGSSSNPISGMTVATLLLTCLCFVILGWTGSNYYVTALSIGAIVCIASSNGGTTSQDLKTGFLVGGTPRSQQIAILIGATVSALALGPILLKLNSAGSVYVPVGATIAGISAGSVTPGERADVATLGRRETVEGTVAGGITDPKEYMVWHRQDPAGGNAEKYLVDAAGTPVYFVDPGINGAIRELPNGQDIPKFDAPKATLMSYIIKGILGGELPWGLVLLGAMIAVVLEMSGIPSLAFAVGVYLPLSSSAPIFIGGIIRWAVDRWIGRKHAGKNLSEDQLVAEGDKSPGVLMASGYIAGGAIAGIIIAFLAGVPFMAGFNESISGFGDSNPFRDGPASDLLSMIPFLALIAVLYLTGREKLLAPRDRGRPG from the coding sequence ATGAGTGCAGACCAACCCGGGAGGCCTGCCTCCGCAGCGTTCACCCCCTACATCCCGGCCACAACAGCACTTCGCGAGCTGACACCCCTGCCGATCATCGTCGGCACCGTGCTCGGCCTGATTTTCGGCGCGTCATCGCTTTACCTCGTTCTCAAAGTCGGCCTCACGGTATCAGCGTCGATTCCTGTCGCCGTCATTTCCATCACGCTTTTCAGACTTCTCTCGAAGATGGGTGTCAGAGACGCCACTATCCTCGAGCACAACATCGTCCAGACAGCCGGTTCCGCCGGCGAATCGATTGCGTTCGGAGTCGGCGTGACGATGCCGGCAATACTCATTCTTGGATTCGACCTCGAGATCACCCGCGTCATGCTTGTCGCCGTACTCGGCGGCCTGCTCGGTATTCTGATGATGATCCCGCTCCGCCGGGCGCTGATCGTCGCACAGCATGGCATTCTGAAATACCCCGAAGGCACGGCATGCGCTGAAGTACTGAAGGCCGGGGCGTCGCCCGAGTCCCGCGCCGCTGCATCACCCGAAGCAAGGCGCGAGCAGGAAATGCTCGGGGCCGGCACCAGCGCCAGAACGATCTTCACGGGCTTCGGGATTGCGCTCGCCTACAAGACGGCAATGGTTGCATTCAGAGGATGGAAGGAGGCCCCTGGCTACATTTTCGGCGCACCCTTCAGCAAAGCCTCAGTAGCCGTCGAGGTATCCCCCGAGCTGCTCGGCGTTGGCTACATCATCGGCCCGCGCATCGCATCGATTATGTGCGCCGGTGGAGTACTTGCCTACCTGATTCTCATTCCGATGATTGCCTACTTCGGAGCTGCGCTCGGCACACCGCTGGCGCCCGAGACGACTACGCTCATCAGGGACATGGATCCCGACGCAATCCGAAATTCCTACGTGCTGTATATCGGAGCGGGCGCTGTCGCGGCGGGTGGTCTCATCAGCGTTGGAAGGTCGTTGCCAACAATCTGGCACGGCATCAGAGGCGGCATGCGGGATATCTCTTCCGCGAAGACCGGCGAGGCGCCAACGACACCGCGAACAGACCGCGACCTTCCAATCCGTGTCGTTTTCATCGGCCTCATCGCTCTTATCGTTGCGATTGCGTTCGCAAATCCGCTGTACATCGGGGGTACGTCGATTGTCACCCGGGTTGCCGCCGGACTTCTTATCATCGTGTTCGGATTTCTTTTCGTCACAGTATCGTCGCGGCTTACAGGCGAGATCGGCTCGTCGTCAAATCCGATCTCAGGAATGACAGTCGCTACCCTGCTTCTCACCTGCCTCTGCTTCGTCATCCTCGGCTGGACGGGCAGCAACTACTACGTCACCGCGCTCTCCATCGGCGCGATCGTCTGCATCGCGTCATCAAACGGTGGAACTACGTCGCAGGATCTGAAGACGGGCTTCCTCGTCGGTGGAACACCCCGATCGCAGCAGATAGCGATTCTCATCGGCGCCACCGTCTCTGCACTGGCACTCGGGCCGATTCTCCTGAAGCTCAACTCGGCGGGTTCGGTCTATGTTCCGGTCGGTGCAACTATCGCAGGCATTTCAGCCGGATCGGTGACACCCGGTGAACGCGCTGATGTGGCTACGCTCGGTCGCAGGGAGACCGTAGAGGGGACAGTCGCCGGCGGAATTACCGATCCGAAAGAATACATGGTGTGGCACCGTCAGGATCCCGCCGGTGGAAACGCCGAAAAATACCTGGTGGATGCAGCCGGAACTCCGGTGTATTTCGTGGATCCCGGTATCAACGGTGCGATTCGCGAGCTGCCAAATGGTCAGGACATTCCCAAGTTCGATGCGCCCAAGGCTACGCTCATGTCCTATATCATCAAGGGGATTCTCGGGGGCGAGCTGCCGTGGGGCCTCGTACTGCTCGGCGCAATGATAGCGGTGGTTCTCGAGATGTCGGGTATTCCATCGCTGGCCTTCGCGGTCGGAGTGTATCTGCCGCTGTCTTCATCCGCCCCCATCTTCATTGGCGGAATTATCCGCTGGGCAGTTGACCGGTGGATTGGACGCAAGCACGCCGGAAAGAATCTCAGCGAAGATCAACTGGTCGCCGAGGGCGACAAGAGCCCGGGTGTGCTGATGGCGTCCGGTTATATCGCAGGCGGCGCAATCGCCGGAATCATCATCGCATTTCTGGCCGGCGTTCCATTCATGGCTGGGTTCAATGAATCGATATCCGGCTTTGGCGACTCCAACCCCTTTCGCGATGGCCCGGCATCTGACCTGCTGTCGATGATTCCGTTCCTCGCTTTGATAGCAGTACTCTATTTGACGGGGAGAGAAAAACTGCTGGCCCCGCGAGACCGGGGGCGGCCCGGATAA
- a CDS encoding bifunctional salicylyl-CoA 5-hydroxylase/oxidoreductase, with protein MKVVIVGGGPAGLYTALLLKQADPAHEITVCERNRADDTFGWGVVFSDQTLENFRVADEPTYRAIIGNFARWDDIDVVIHGRRITSGGHGFSGIARKKLLEILQQRATALGVDIRYSVDLRDDSDLVPLGLGDASVIVAADGINSAIRRKYAEHFEPDLDERTARFVWFGTTFPFDAFTFYFVVNEHGVFQAHCYRFDGGLSTFIVECDEKSWRSAGFDRMDTTQTIAACESMFRERLDGHPLLTNAAHLKNSPWVNFVRVRNSNWFHDNIVLIGDAAHSAHFSIGSGTKLAMEDAIALSRALSTFNDIPAAFQSYQDERGTEALRLQNAARNSMEWFEHVKRYVHLEPEQFTYSLLTRSQRVSHENLRLRDGSYVEGMERWFSSQAATTLDQPVTKPGLDQITENTDNTRNMGTAPNAESVTPPMFTPFRLRDMTLQNRIVVSPMDMYSARDGVPNDFHLVHLGARGLGGAALIMTEMVCTSPEARITLGCTGMYTEEHVVAWRRIVDFVHQWSDAKICIQLGHSGRKGSTRLPWEGTDLPLPSENWERIGPSPVNYGPTLPPPREMTRSEMQRVCEEFVRSTRMAEDAGFDMTELHCAHGYLLSSFLTPVSNRRTDEYGGAVENRLRFPLEVFTATRAAWPEEKPMSVRISATDWVDDGVTADESVAIARAFGAAGADIIHVSTGQTTADAKPVFGRLFQTPYSDRIRNEAGMPTIAVGNITDADQANGIVAAGRADLVSIGRPHLSDPHWTLHAAAQQGFARAAWPIQYYQGRVQLEREVQRAKEIAAATSTGKV; from the coding sequence ATGAAAGTGGTAATCGTTGGCGGAGGGCCTGCCGGACTATACACTGCCCTGCTTCTCAAGCAGGCAGATCCGGCGCACGAGATCACTGTCTGCGAACGCAATCGGGCGGACGATACGTTCGGGTGGGGAGTTGTTTTTTCCGACCAGACGCTCGAGAACTTCCGCGTTGCGGACGAGCCAACCTACCGCGCGATCATTGGCAATTTCGCCCGCTGGGATGATATCGACGTTGTCATTCACGGCCGCCGCATCACTTCCGGCGGGCATGGGTTCAGTGGCATCGCCCGAAAAAAGCTCCTCGAGATACTACAGCAGCGCGCCACTGCACTCGGCGTCGATATCCGCTACTCCGTCGACTTGCGCGACGATAGCGATCTCGTCCCGCTCGGACTGGGCGATGCCAGCGTCATTGTGGCCGCTGACGGAATCAACAGCGCTATTCGCAGAAAATACGCTGAACACTTCGAGCCTGACCTCGACGAGCGGACGGCGCGCTTCGTGTGGTTCGGCACGACGTTTCCGTTCGACGCGTTCACATTCTACTTCGTCGTCAACGAGCATGGCGTGTTTCAGGCACACTGTTACCGGTTCGACGGCGGGCTTTCGACGTTCATCGTCGAGTGCGATGAAAAGTCATGGAGGTCGGCCGGTTTCGACCGGATGGACACGACGCAGACAATCGCCGCCTGTGAATCAATGTTTCGAGAGCGGCTCGACGGTCATCCACTGCTCACCAATGCAGCTCACCTAAAAAATTCGCCGTGGGTGAATTTCGTGCGAGTGCGAAACAGCAACTGGTTTCACGACAACATCGTGCTTATCGGCGACGCAGCCCATTCAGCGCATTTTTCCATCGGCTCCGGAACAAAGCTGGCGATGGAGGATGCGATCGCGCTTTCACGCGCGCTGTCCACGTTTAACGATATTCCGGCCGCGTTTCAGTCATACCAGGATGAGCGGGGCACTGAAGCGCTGCGGCTTCAGAACGCGGCCCGGAATTCCATGGAATGGTTCGAGCACGTGAAACGATACGTCCATCTCGAGCCCGAGCAATTCACGTACAGCCTGCTCACCCGCAGCCAGCGTGTGAGCCACGAAAACCTGCGGCTTCGCGATGGAAGCTACGTGGAAGGTATGGAGCGATGGTTCTCGAGCCAGGCGGCAACGACGCTGGATCAACCCGTCACGAAGCCCGGGCTCGACCAGATCACGGAGAACACTGACAACACCCGGAACATGGGAACCGCGCCGAACGCCGAGTCGGTGACACCTCCGATGTTCACGCCCTTCCGCCTGCGCGACATGACACTTCAAAATCGCATTGTCGTCTCGCCGATGGACATGTACTCCGCCCGCGACGGAGTGCCAAACGATTTCCATCTGGTGCACCTCGGCGCACGGGGGCTCGGCGGCGCGGCGCTCATCATGACCGAGATGGTCTGCACGTCTCCTGAGGCGCGGATCACTCTCGGATGCACGGGGATGTACACGGAAGAGCATGTAGTGGCATGGCGCCGGATCGTAGACTTCGTCCATCAGTGGTCTGACGCGAAGATCTGCATTCAGCTGGGACATTCGGGGCGAAAGGGGTCTACCCGCCTGCCGTGGGAGGGGACTGACCTGCCGCTGCCGTCGGAGAACTGGGAGCGAATCGGGCCGTCGCCAGTGAACTACGGCCCGACACTTCCGCCTCCGCGGGAGATGACCCGCAGCGAGATGCAACGAGTGTGTGAAGAGTTCGTGCGCTCGACACGGATGGCTGAGGATGCGGGGTTCGACATGACCGAGCTGCACTGCGCGCATGGATATCTGCTCTCGAGCTTTCTGACACCGGTGAGCAATCGCCGGACGGACGAATACGGTGGTGCAGTCGAGAACAGGCTCCGCTTTCCGCTCGAGGTATTCACAGCCACGCGCGCAGCGTGGCCCGAGGAGAAGCCGATGTCAGTACGTATTTCGGCAACAGACTGGGTGGACGACGGCGTGACCGCTGATGAATCAGTGGCTATCGCGCGTGCTTTCGGCGCGGCTGGCGCAGACATCATCCATGTTTCTACCGGACAGACCACGGCCGATGCAAAGCCCGTTTTTGGCCGCCTGTTTCAGACGCCCTATAGCGACCGAATTCGAAACGAAGCGGGGATGCCAACGATTGCCGTCGGAAACATCACCGACGCAGATCAGGCTAACGGGATCGTTGCTGCGGGCCGAGCTGATCTCGTTTCGATCGGACGGCCCCACCTGAGCGATCCTCACTGGACGCTGCACGCTGCGGCCCAGCAGGGTTTTGCGCGCGCTGCGTGGCCAATCCAGTATTACCAGGGACGCGTGCAGCTTGAACGGGAAGTACAAAGGGCAAAGGAGATCGCGGCAGCAACCAGCACGGGCAAGGTATGA
- a CDS encoding RidA family protein translates to MSHTSDGDAISLHPEGWAPPRGYANGISVRGRHIVLAGQIGWDPMDCSFRTDEFAGQTRQALINIVTLLDEAGATPAHLVRLTWYVTSREEYVASRSRIGQAWKETVGNHYPPMSVIVVSGLLEERAKVEIEATAVIPD, encoded by the coding sequence ATGAGCCACACGTCCGACGGAGACGCAATTTCGCTTCACCCCGAGGGTTGGGCGCCACCGCGCGGATACGCCAATGGCATCTCTGTGCGGGGAAGACATATCGTCCTCGCCGGGCAGATTGGATGGGATCCCATGGATTGTTCCTTCCGTACTGATGAGTTTGCCGGCCAGACCCGACAGGCACTGATCAACATTGTCACTCTGCTGGACGAGGCAGGCGCGACTCCAGCGCACCTGGTCCGCCTGACCTGGTACGTCACCAGTCGCGAGGAGTATGTCGCGTCGCGCTCCCGGATCGGGCAGGCGTGGAAAGAAACAGTGGGGAACCACTATCCGCCAATGTCCGTGATCGTGGTTTCGGGACTGCTGGAGGAACGTGCTAAAGTCGAGATCGAGGCAACGGCGGTAATCCCGGATTGA
- a CDS encoding acyl-CoA dehydrogenase family protein has product MVESDTLDWPFFDDQHRRFASDLREWARREISQEHQDADVDETCHSLVRQLGDAGWLRYAVPAAYGGATEILDVRTLCIARETLARLSGLADFAFAMQALGAGPISLFGSPELKQRYLPPVARGESIPAFAISEADAGSDVTAMTTTATRDGNQYVIDGEKTWISNGGIADQYVVFCRISGADREFIALVVEPSDPGFSIAARIDTIAPHPLATIRFEACRIPAARVVGQPANGLKVALGTLDVFRSTVGAAALGFARRALDETMAHCSTRKVAGGVLQELQLTQARIANMSTAIDASALLVYRAAWTRDKGAPRTTREASMAKMYATEAAQRVIDDAVQLLGGRGVVAGHPVERLYREIRALRIYEGTTEIQQLVIAGQVIKAYRDG; this is encoded by the coding sequence ATGGTCGAGTCCGATACACTCGACTGGCCCTTCTTTGACGACCAGCACCGCCGCTTCGCGAGTGATCTCCGGGAATGGGCCAGGCGCGAAATATCGCAGGAGCATCAGGATGCCGATGTAGATGAAACCTGCCACTCCCTGGTCAGGCAACTTGGCGATGCCGGCTGGTTGCGGTACGCAGTACCAGCAGCATACGGCGGCGCGACTGAAATACTCGACGTCCGCACGCTTTGCATTGCACGCGAAACGCTGGCAAGACTTTCCGGTCTGGCCGACTTCGCGTTCGCGATGCAGGCGCTGGGCGCCGGTCCGATATCTCTGTTCGGATCACCGGAGCTGAAGCAGCGCTATCTCCCGCCAGTCGCAAGAGGAGAATCGATTCCTGCATTTGCGATCTCCGAAGCCGATGCCGGCTCGGACGTGACCGCCATGACCACCACGGCCACACGCGATGGCAATCAGTATGTGATCGATGGAGAGAAAACGTGGATATCGAATGGAGGCATTGCCGATCAATACGTCGTCTTCTGCAGGATATCCGGCGCAGATCGTGAATTCATCGCGCTCGTCGTCGAGCCATCCGATCCAGGTTTCAGTATCGCCGCCCGAATCGACACCATTGCGCCGCATCCGCTGGCAACGATCCGGTTTGAAGCGTGCCGCATACCGGCGGCTCGCGTCGTGGGCCAGCCAGCCAACGGGCTGAAGGTTGCACTTGGCACACTCGATGTCTTTCGCTCCACTGTCGGTGCCGCCGCGCTCGGCTTTGCACGCCGCGCGCTCGATGAAACCATGGCTCATTGTTCAACGCGGAAGGTTGCTGGTGGAGTACTCCAGGAGCTTCAGCTCACCCAGGCTCGTATCGCGAACATGTCGACCGCGATCGACGCCAGTGCGCTGCTGGTCTACCGGGCCGCATGGACGCGGGACAAAGGTGCACCGCGAACTACGCGTGAAGCATCGATGGCAAAGATGTATGCTACTGAGGCTGCGCAACGCGTGATCGACGATGCGGTTCAGCTCCTTGGCGGGCGGGGCGTTGTCGCGGGACACCCTGTGGAACGGCTGTATCGCGAGATTCGTGCGCTGCGCATTTACGAAGGCACTACCGAGATTCAGCAACTCGTGATAGCGGGGCAGGTGATCAAGGCCTACCGGGATGGCTGA
- a CDS encoding MarR family transcriptional regulator yields the protein MVRAVETREQRSGQDSLRAWLRLLTCTNIVEREVRGRLRDEFGTTLPRFDVLAQLDAASHGSTPRLTMTELSRRLMVTNGNLTSLVERLVQEKLVIRTSSPSDRRTQFVRLSPNGKRAFDAMLPAHQMWIESMFAGLSDNERARLSDLLGKLRGSLHNSLDEERQR from the coding sequence GTGGTGAGAGCGGTGGAGACGCGAGAGCAACGTTCAGGGCAGGATTCGTTGCGGGCATGGCTTCGCCTTCTCACATGCACCAACATCGTCGAGCGGGAGGTGCGGGGGCGGCTGCGCGATGAGTTTGGCACCACGCTCCCTCGATTTGATGTCCTCGCGCAGCTCGACGCCGCCTCGCATGGTTCAACGCCCCGGCTCACCATGACAGAACTTTCGCGTCGTTTGATGGTGACGAACGGAAACCTCACATCTCTGGTGGAGCGGCTCGTTCAGGAGAAACTGGTTATCCGGACTTCATCGCCATCGGACCGGCGGACGCAATTCGTGCGACTGTCACCGAATGGGAAACGTGCCTTCGACGCCATGTTGCCGGCTCATCAGATGTGGATTGAATCGATGTTCGCCGGCCTGTCGGACAATGAACGCGCCCGTCTCTCCGACCTGCTTGGAAAACTCCGTGGGTCTCTGCACAACTCACTCGACGAGGAACGCCAGCGATGA